The following is a genomic window from Coleofasciculaceae cyanobacterium.
CCGCTCTAACTTCTATTTGGTCAAAATACCAGTCCAAAAGAGAACAACAACTAGCAACTTTAGGAGCAGCAATCGACTCATTAAAAGTTGGCAATCTAGATGTCGGCGATCGCCTCTCAGCGATTGTGGTTGCCCATAGTTTGGCAGGAAATTTAGGACAATTTGGTCTAGATCTCGCTTCTGGGTTAGCTCAAGAAATAGAACAACTGCTGCAAAGATATCTCAGTCATAATTCAGCAGAATTACTATTGTTATCTGATAAATTAAAAGCTTTAAAGCAAGAATTAGCCAGGAAACAAAGTATTGTTGGTCAAATATCTAAAAAAATAGCAGAAAATTCTCTTTTCTTGTTGATTATTAGTAACGATAGCAACTTTGCTCAACAGTTAATTCCCGAAGCAACTGACCGAGGCATCCGCACCAAGGTAATGCCAACTCCAGAACAAGTTACCAATTGGCTAGAAACAAAACAAACTCAAAATGAGCAACTCCCCGATGCTGTATTGCTCAAAGTAACCTTCGCGGATAATGTTACTCAATCTCCTAGTACCCAAAAATATTTAACCTTAATTGCCGAATTCAAATTACTAACACCATCAATACCAGTTATTGTCATTGCCGATCGCGATCGCTTCCAAGATCGTTTACTCGTAGCAAGACATGGAGGCAAATTTTATCTTACTCAACCAATTAATTCCCAGCAAATTATTGCTGTATGTCAAAAAGCAGCACAATACTCATCTTTTGGGAAAAAGATCATGATTGTCGATGACGACACAGAATTATTGAGGGTGTTACCAACTTTACTAAAACCTTGGGGATTCAAACTTACTACCCTAGACGATCCGCGACAATTTTGGGATGTACTTCAAGCCGTTGTTCCCGATCTGTTGGTGTTGGACATAGAAATGCCACACCTTAGCGGTATTGAACTGTGCAAAGTTCTACGAACTCATCCTTACTGGCATAAGCTACCAGTTCTATTTCTCAGTATTCATCATGACGACGCTTTGTCGACTGAAGTATTTGCTAGCGGAGCCAATGATTTTGTCAATAAACCAGTTCTTGCTCAACAACTTGCTCATCGAATACTTAATCGTCTTCATGTCAATTAATTACTCGTACTCAGGAAAATTTAAAGAGACTGTTAAGCTATATGCAAACAAACGTTACCAGTAACCAAAAAGCAACCTTTGGTGCAGGGTGTTTTTGGAAAACAGAAAACGAATTTCTCAATATGCCAGGCGTAATTAAAACCTCGGTAGGATATATGGGAGGAGATTTTGCTCATCCTTCTTATCTTGATGTAGTAGCGAGAATTACAGGTCATGCCGAAGTAGCTCAGATTGAATACAATCGAGAAATAATCAACTACGAAGAGTTATTAAACATATTCTGGCGAATTCACGATCCGACAAGTTTGAACCGCCAGGGTGCAGATCGAGGCGAACAATATCGCTCTGTAATTTTCTATCACACACCAGAACAATTACAAATTGCTCGTAAATCTAAACTACAGCTACAGCAGTCTGGTGAATACGCTCGAGATCTAGTTACCGAAATCAAACCAGCTAAAGATTACTATCTGGCGACTGAAGATCATCAGCAATACCTGAAGAAAAAGCGCAATCAATCAGTCTTCGATCACCAGCTTCACTAAAACTTTAACCGCAGAAGTCATTTAGAATTGCCAAAATAGAAAAGTT
Proteins encoded in this region:
- a CDS encoding response regulator; translated protein: MKILLVEDDQILIELLTKTLSQQSYAIDVATDGEQGWIYGSTYTYDLMILDWYLPKLDGLELCQRFRAHDYDTPIILLTSRGGSQNKIKGLDAGADDYICKPFDVEELAARIRALLRRLNCDFLPILSWGNLQLNPCSTEITYQGQSLFLTAKEYRLLELFLRHSQEILGVEDIIDHLWSSTEYPAIATVRSHLRRLRHKLKQAGFPDDLITTVRGRGYCLKPFPQDRDHETSAPVEPINQGRNPDTKLNHRSQHLTALTSIWSKYQSKREQQLATLGAAIDSLKVGNLDVGDRLSAIVVAHSLAGNLGQFGLDLASGLAQEIEQLLQRYLSHNSAELLLLSDKLKALKQELARKQSIVGQISKKIAENSLFLLIISNDSNFAQQLIPEATDRGIRTKVMPTPEQVTNWLETKQTQNEQLPDAVLLKVTFADNVTQSPSTQKYLTLIAEFKLLTPSIPVIVIADRDRFQDRLLVARHGGKFYLTQPINSQQIIAVCQKAAQYSSFGKKIMIVDDDTELLRVLPTLLKPWGFKLTTLDDPRQFWDVLQAVVPDLLVLDIEMPHLSGIELCKVLRTHPYWHKLPVLFLSIHHDDALSTEVFASGANDFVNKPVLAQQLAHRILNRLHVN
- the msrA gene encoding peptide-methionine (S)-S-oxide reductase MsrA codes for the protein MQTNVTSNQKATFGAGCFWKTENEFLNMPGVIKTSVGYMGGDFAHPSYLDVVARITGHAEVAQIEYNREIINYEELLNIFWRIHDPTSLNRQGADRGEQYRSVIFYHTPEQLQIARKSKLQLQQSGEYARDLVTEIKPAKDYYLATEDHQQYLKKKRNQSVFDHQLH